A single window of Gemmatimonadota bacterium DNA harbors:
- a CDS encoding sterol carrier protein domain-containing protein, with protein sequence MEIDRGCVAHTNSRANTFHLETPQDKLIQLMMGRRSIEDLAIEPDISVTEEIIPVLEALFPLGHPHVWWPDRF encoded by the coding sequence TTGGAAATTGATCGGGGCTGCGTTGCACACACCAACAGCCGGGCTAACACCTTCCACCTTGAGACGCCGCAGGACAAGCTGATCCAACTGATGATGGGGCGGCGAAGCATTGAAGATCTTGCCATTGAACCCGATATTTCGGTAACTGAGGAAATTATTCCTGTACTGGAAGCCCTCTTTCCACTCGGTCATCCACACGTTTGGTGGCCCGACCGATTTTAG
- a CDS encoding GNAT family N-acetyltransferase, with protein sequence MKIDRYDITHRVSRPALKNWAFWLSTEDEEKVSSVGLREYHMRFGSAQLKMGGICGVGTKEEHRNKGYSRRVMEHTMAYMTENGFDVSMLFGIPNFYYKFGYATVLPETYVEFDTEEVQAATSTYQIRKFETEDAPKILDLYAVNNAERTGTLLKKEIGWKEFATTGDFGVVADPFVVLSEAGEVIGYFVFGALPISHSGVERF encoded by the coding sequence ATGAAAATTGACCGCTATGATATTACGCATAGGGTGTCTCGACCGGCTTTAAAAAACTGGGCATTCTGGCTTTCAACTGAAGACGAGGAAAAAGTGAGCTCAGTCGGGCTCCGTGAATACCACATGCGATTCGGGTCTGCACAACTCAAGATGGGTGGCATCTGCGGGGTCGGCACGAAGGAGGAACATCGCAACAAGGGATACTCTCGGCGCGTCATGGAGCATACCATGGCGTACATGACCGAGAACGGATTCGATGTCTCCATGCTCTTTGGTATTCCAAACTTCTACTATAAATTTGGCTATGCGACAGTTCTGCCGGAAACATACGTGGAATTTGATACAGAAGAAGTGCAAGCAGCTACATCTACATATCAGATCCGAAAATTTGAGACAGAGGACGCGCCGAAAATATTGGATCTCTACGCAGTAAACAACGCTGAACGAACAGGGACGCTGTTAAAAAAAGAAATCGGTTGGAAAGAATTCGCGACGACGGGTGACTTTGGGGTTGTCGCTGACCCTTTTGTTGTCCTGAGCGAAGCCGGTGAGGTGATTGGGTATTTCGTCTTCGGCGCTCTGCCCATCTCTCACAGTGGCGTGGAGAGATTCTAA